The Henningerozyma blattae CBS 6284 chromosome 6, complete genome genomic interval ACTCATATATTCCAATAAATGGACTAGACATAAAATCTCTAATATTGCATTAGATGCTGCAATATATTCTGCTTCAGTAGATGATAAACAAATGGACCTAAAACCTTTAGACGATCAAATAATTGGACTACCAGCTTAGTATGTAACGACGGTAAGATAATGAAAGGTTAATATTAATCCTTCAACTGTGCCTtctgataatgataatacttTAACTATagtttctaataataacaataatgataattctcAAGATCAGCTGGATATAGACGAACCTGAAAACATAAGCCAAAAATCTCCTAATcctttattaaatgaatggATGATAAGGATGCAAAGTGCAATCGTTGATCTACACAATGAACGTGAACATGTTTCATAACTCAGTCAAACAATTGGCACATAGAGTAGATAATGCTCTTAGAACAATTTCTGAGAATTACTCTTCATTATCGTCTATATCCACTCCTGAAGTGATTGAAGGTCGTAAAGATGTTGCTCCATTACCCAAACATAGACTTGATACCGTTGCTATGATTGATGCTACTACATTAGATGCTGCTCAATCATCTAAGCGTCAACGTGTTTCTACTTCTGTGGAGAACTCAGATCACTTGGTGACTCAACTCTCATCACTAAACCATGATTCCTATGACTCGCTTCAAATACTAGCCGGTTTATTAGACAATGATACTGAGATGAGTATGACAGTTAAAGACTTACATCGTAGGTATAAAGATTTGGCACAAATGACAGTTATTCCTAATGGTGCCAGGGTAGGGCAGGGTGGAACAACACTAGTGTTCCTACTCCCCAAATTACGCTTTCTTCCTCCCATGTAGTTGATGCGAATGGTTCCGACGTcacaaatatttgattaattGATCCAGTTGATTCTGATGATTCCCTACCTTCATTCTCTACCAGttctataatatattatgcTAAAGAATATTCAGGAAAACGAAGATTAATAAACATTGGGTATTGACTGCTATGACAAGTGCAATTATTGCAACTGCAGCTACTCCAAATACTTATTTACAAGACATGAAATCACCTGATTCTGATAAATGGTTGGCTGCGTGTGAAAAAGAGCTCGAGTCATTCAATGCTACGCTCAGATTCCATTACCAGAAAAGGTAGACAATGCTTAGGTAGTCACTGGGTCTTtatgatgaaaaataatggaCGGTACAAATCAAGGTTGGTAGTTCAAGGGTATACTTAAATGGCAGGAATAGACTACTTGGAGACGTTTGCTTCGGTAGTAAGATACGATTCGGTCAGGTTGTTTTTGGCATTAGCTGCTCAATTCTCTATCCAGGTCCACCAAATGGATGTAGACACTGCCTTCCTAAACAGTGAAATTGATGGGAATGTTTATATTAAACAGCCAAAAGGCTTTGTTAATCAAGAACACCCAGATTTCGTttggaaattaaaaaggGGTATGTATGGTTTAAAACAAGCTCCACTATTGTGGAACAAACATATCCATCATACTCTTACTCATCTTGGGTTTACTCGTCATACCACAGAACATTGCTTTTATTTTAGGTACAGTGCTTCCGTCTTGGTAATAATTGCATTATATGTCGATGATATTCTTATTGCTGGTCCTGACAAGGTAGCCGTTGAATTTGTGAAAATTGCTCTCAAAGAGGTATAGTCCATGAAAGATTTGGGATTGGTGAGGAAATTTCTGGGTATGAATATACAACATCCAAATTTCTCTATTACATTGTCAATGGAAGATTAAATCAAGAAAGCAGCACTGGCTGTCTTTCCAACTGGGGTCAAATCTAGTTATATTCCCATGTCACCCACGgttcaatattttgatcCAACTTCTCCTCCTATTGACTTGTTAACTGAATATCAAACGATAATCGGTCAATTGTTGTCTGTCGCAAATACCGGACGTCCTGATGTGGCAATTGCAGTATCATTTCTATCCAGGTTCCTTAAAGATTCAAGAGTTGTTCATCTAAATGTTGCTTATCGGGTGCTAAGATATCTGTACATCATTAAGTCTATGAAATTGACATATTCTTCTGGTCTCTACTATGATTTGAAAGTCTATTCTGATGCCTCTCAAGGTTCTACAATAGATAAACCATACTCTACCAAGGGGGGGGGGGTATATCACATACTTAGCTGGTGGTCCAGTGACATGGTCttcaaaaagaattaagTCAATCTGCCTCTCTTTAACCGGAGCAGAATATATTGCAGCATCTAATGCAGtattagaaatatcatGGCTAAGTCACCTTCTGGAATTTATGAAAACACCACTTAATAAGGCTCTATTATTGATTGATAATGAACCAGCTATTAATCTGGCTTCACATCCAGTTCTACATTCAAAGACAAAACACATAGAACTGAGATATCATAAAATTAGGAAAGTAGTCGAAGAGAAGTTGGTAGAAATAAGTCATGTCTCTGGTAAGCAACAAATAGCAGACATCATGACAAAACCGTTAGCAAGAGAACTGTTCTCCAAAATGAAAGAAGGCTTATTATCGTAATAAGTCTAAATTAGGGGGTATGTTGAAATAAGTTACATTCTTACTTAATGTGTAGCTACATGGTATTATCAGAACATTGTTTATTGGTTGAAATCTGGCGGCTATGGTTTAGTTGTTTTAGCTGCCTTGCGCGAAAATCATAATGGGATACGTTAATAAAAATCAGCAACAAGaatgttaataattcttgcaAACATCAGAAACTtcagatatttttattagaagtCTCATATTCTGCTTTAATTTGTGTTTCCAAAGGATGTAACTTTTTAAGTGTGAAATTAGAGTAAAGTTTGAATTTTGTGAAAATTTTCTCCTGTATCAAAAACTATAAAAGGTttcaatttgaatatttccCCCTACCTTTTGATTCAACCAGTATATAGTACTTGAATTTAgtgtatattattttatattgtaAAACAGCAAGGAATAGCACTTATCCCTTACGAAACAATGAGCATTAAACCTGCTGGCACTCCTTTCAGTCCTATCATTTCTACTGCCTAGCATAACATAGCTAATCCAAATATGTCAGCAGTCCATAGTCTAGTTAGACAATTATCACACATCTACTAAATTGCAAATTGCtaatatacaatattaaatatttaacttattTCAATCTCAGTATTACCTTTACTTTTCTTGTGGAAAGCTTGCTAAAAGGTAAGTAAATATCCATTAGCAAAATTTTCATCAGATAGGCTTTACGTGTCGGATTTCCGTTGTCGTGTCCGACTTTCACCATCACCTCCGCCTCCGCAAGATCTTATTAACTTACATTACCATAACGACCTacagatgataataaatatagcaccattaattataaatcaGGCTTGGGGTTTAAATTGGCGGTGCATAGCTAGTATAGGATATACAAACCGTACACTACTTAGACTATTAATCTATCAATTGGCAATGATATATAAACAACCAGAATCTTAACAAATAAATGCTGCCTGCTACTCCTTTCCTCTTCTTATTCTTGTTCGCACACCAGTATCAAACAATACAATTCATATTCTTAACAATTCAATCAGATTCAAACAAACTTACACAATGACCtgtaataattcatcaatgtatacaaattcaaatgtcATTAAACATTTTAAAACGGTAGCTAAGGAAATCAAAGAAGATGCTAAAATAACTGTTgctaatgaaattaatgaaacGTCCAAACCACAGTGGCCAAAGAAATTACTGAAAACTCCAAAACAACAGTAGCTAATGAAATCACAGAACAAACTAATATTATAGTAGCAGCTGAAATTAGCGGGAGATCAAAAGCTACTTTTTCTAAGATAACGTCTCATAATCAGACAAAAACTGTAGCTGAAGAAATTAGTGGCGTACCAAACTTAAATGTTAAAGTTAAACCTCAAAATACAACAGTAACACTCTTTAGTAAACAATAAAATGCTATTGCTAGATTCCAGTCAAagaaattctttttcaatttgagaaatattgtgtaatattttcatcttcatttgaatattcaGCAATATTAATAGAGTTTTATATCcagtaattattataatcatccttttctatatatttcaatacaCTCCTTAACACTTAGATTTGAAGACAATTTGATAGCATATAACCTTCtttgataaatttcaaGTGTCAGTAATGACCAGCGGTCGtactgttcaaaatattgttgctcatagtttaattcttagttaagtaatctgtttgaataattattatattattgttataaaaaatctccTTGCTTCTTTCGAaagggaatatataatatatacaggatatacaatgaacagttataaacttttgggatattttcgtggtaatttatactCCAAAAAATGGACAGATCCACCATCAACGAATTGATggtctgatattaaaatagaaccTATCACATCCTAATACCTTCTTAATATCACTACTTGGGTATTTTTAGTAGTGATGCCACGTATGCTTAATGCATgttggattatttattatattaagttgttattagttgttgtaTAAAGCCACAATTACGACTAAATTCATGCTTTATTAGCTGTTAGCACAAACCCACGACTTATGACACATAATGCCACAGCTCTGACAAGTAAAACATGaacaaattaatgaaaaatgtGTAATAAAAGTGAAGAGCCAATTTTAGGATGAGATTCAGGAGATCTTTAGACAATTTTGCCTCAAGTGACCAAGtagaatataaatataatagcTTATTCTTATAATTAAGAATATGTTACTTAAGAAAGCTCCAATAAAAGccctttatttttatttagtgCAACTCGATTACACCAGACAACAAGAGTATTTTAATATACAAGACCATACTATATTATAGTTGAGAATAAATGTTAGTAGGTAAGATAACAATGATGAAAGTAAACCATAGCTTATAGAAATgacaattcaaaataaattatgaACTAATATATTTCCTTGATCCtgttttaataatggaaaGCTGATTTTGAGATGCTATAGTGTTGGTTAATATTTCTGTGTataaaaacaattgaaCTATTATAACAATGGAACCGGATATTAACTTTATATCTTGGATAACATATAAAATGAGTTATAAGTTAATACGAAATTACGGACATCATCCAATGACGCTTACCAAAAGATTTTTTGCTATTATTTTACCACAGTAACATTAGTAGCCTTACAGTACACTCTATACCACATATAAACTACAACCTCATTTCgtgtaaattttttttgcacTAACAGGTTTATTTATCACCAATGCACTAAGCTAATTGTGATTCTATCTGAAACTACTCATATACAAATACTATTTACTACCATATTAGTTTACCCGCTTTGTTAAGCCTTTAACATTACGATTAAATATATGGAAGGACTTGTCAGACTGCCATTCACACCCACCCAGATAGCACTGTCACTTCTACGAAGAGAAGCTCACAGACTGGGCCAAGATCATCGCGCCATTTTAAACGTGCTACAAAAGCAACACAGCAAACAGCAAAACAAAAAGCGTAAAGAAAACCAGATGACCAAACCGCTAAGGATTACGGAACCAAACTAGCATAAACTTTCAATACATGATTCTGTGGTTCTCACTCTTGGGCATGAAGGTATTTTGGCTCATCAACCAAGTTGGATTCAATGGCTCATTTTAAGAGTCAAAGAGTGACGATTCCTATAGAAATGATCCTATGAAGTACGTCGACAGcccttttaaaaaaaatcaaaaaagaagagaggaaataattaatattctgTTTTAAAAACCATTACCTATCGTCCTTTTATACTTTTTCACTTGCACTCGCTTTCAGATTTTTGTTAGGGCAAGCAAATTTTCACTCGCGCGGCTTAGAACATTTTTGCAGTAGATAGACGGTTGTAGTAATCAGAATTACAGACGTTTTAAGTAGGGCTCGTAAACATCCAAGtactattttatatatttccaagatagaaattgaaaatgaactCTATAATTGTTGAATTGTAATTATAGAACCATAATCACTTCTTGAACTTGACAGTTCTTACCATCTTTACTATgagatatatttatttaatatatatacgtCGTTTATACCGGTAGAATTCAATCTCTTTATCAATACTAgtcaaaaataatatgaattcATTATGATTCTCcaatatatctttataaAGCATTTACTATTGAGTTCCTAG includes:
- the TBLA0F00100 gene encoding uncharacterized protein; the protein is MNVNMFHNSVKQLAHRVDNALRTISENYSSLSSISTPEVIEGRKDVAPLPKHRLDTVAMIDATTLDAAQSSKRQRVSTSVENSDHLVTQLSSLNHDSYDSLQILAGLLDNDTEMSMTVKDLHRRYKDLAQMTVIPNGARVGQGGTTLVFLLPKLRFLPPM